A portion of the Acidobacteriaceae bacterium genome contains these proteins:
- a CDS encoding YggS family pyridoxal phosphate-dependent enzyme: MSLIAANLERVRNQIADACAKAGRPASDVNLMAVSKTHPAEAALEAIAAGQRLFGENRVQEFASKRDALAATDAQFHLIGPLQSNKTTRAAEIFHAFDALDSLRIAERLDATCATLDKKLPILIEVKLSHEDTKHGLAPEELPALLDAVAALPQLELRGLMTVPPFSDDPEEARPYFAQLRALRDQNIERHPTLLELSMGMSHDFAVAVQEGSTTVRVGTAIFGKREYA, translated from the coding sequence GTGAGCCTTATCGCTGCCAACCTCGAACGCGTTCGCAACCAGATTGCCGACGCCTGCGCCAAAGCCGGTCGCCCTGCCAGCGACGTCAACCTCATGGCCGTCTCCAAAACGCACCCCGCGGAAGCCGCACTCGAAGCCATTGCGGCCGGGCAGCGGCTCTTCGGCGAAAACCGCGTGCAGGAGTTCGCCAGCAAGCGCGACGCGCTCGCCGCCACCGACGCTCAGTTTCACCTCATAGGCCCATTGCAGAGCAACAAGACGACCCGTGCCGCAGAGATCTTCCACGCCTTCGACGCGCTTGACTCTTTGCGCATCGCCGAACGCCTGGACGCCACCTGCGCCACGCTCGACAAGAAGCTTCCCATCCTCATCGAGGTGAAGCTTTCGCACGAAGACACCAAGCATGGCCTTGCACCGGAAGAGCTCCCCGCGCTGCTCGACGCTGTCGCTGCGCTGCCGCAACTCGAGCTTCGCGGTCTGATGACCGTCCCGCCGTTCAGCGATGATCCCGAAGAGGCTCGCCCATACTTCGCGCAACTGCGCGCACTCCGCGATCAGAACATCGAACGGCATCCCACGCTGCTCGAACTCTCCATGGGAATGAGCCACGACTTCGCAGTCGCCGTGCAGGAAGGCTCCACCACTGTTCGGGTGGGCACAGCCATCTTCGGCAAACGCGAGTACGCATGA
- a CDS encoding DUF167 domain-containing protein: MSSAESCTLALRIQPGAKRTAVLGLYGEETIRIALNAPPVDGKANEALIRFLAETLALTRSAVEILSGQTARTKLVRLTGVSLTAVRDRLLANSR; this comes from the coding sequence ATGAGTTCTGCAGAAAGCTGCACCCTCGCGTTGCGCATCCAGCCCGGAGCGAAACGCACAGCGGTGCTTGGGCTTTATGGTGAAGAGACAATTCGCATTGCGCTGAACGCTCCGCCGGTCGACGGCAAAGCCAACGAGGCGCTGATTCGCTTTCTGGCCGAAACGCTTGCTCTCACACGTTCCGCCGTTGAAATCCTCAGCGGCCAAACCGCACGGACAAAGCTTGTTCGCCTGACGGGAGTTTCGCTGACCGCAGTGCGCGACCGCCTACTTGCCAACAGTCGCTAG
- a CDS encoding glycoside hydrolase family 28 protein — MKRVVTAAAVIAMAAGVAQAQKVCDVRTFGAKGDGVTKDTAAIQKAIDSCAAAKGGTVKIAGGTFLSAPLMLKSNITLDVEKGATLLGSPDHADYPKKREFKAPGYQAFLSAEGAKHITINGGGVIDGNGKTWWESVRGTKDAGLLGSENTRPRGLVFDHCDGILIENVTVQNMAYWQIVPYYSNNIVIRDVKVLADPHSPNTDAIDPFSSTNVLIERVLADVGDDNIAIKSGMVNSPGPDAPTKNVVIRDCTFLHGHGLSIGSEIAGGAQNIVAENITFKGTGNGLRIKANRDRGADVSHIVFKHVKMEDVKMPILVSAYYPKAFPQGEVKTEAVGRLTPFFHDIVFDDVTATGSEEGGGIVGLPEAPIKNIVLKHVHISSEKPMRVAYANALFDDVTVTVAGGGEGVVKAPTATITKMGQSR; from the coding sequence ATGAAGCGTGTAGTGACAGCAGCGGCAGTAATAGCGATGGCAGCAGGCGTGGCTCAGGCGCAGAAAGTATGCGATGTGCGCACGTTTGGAGCCAAGGGCGATGGCGTGACCAAGGATACGGCGGCCATTCAGAAGGCGATTGATAGCTGTGCGGCAGCCAAAGGCGGCACGGTGAAGATTGCTGGCGGCACGTTTCTTTCGGCTCCTCTTATGCTGAAGTCCAACATCACGCTCGATGTCGAGAAGGGGGCAACGCTGTTGGGCTCGCCGGACCACGCGGATTATCCGAAGAAGCGCGAGTTCAAGGCCCCTGGCTACCAGGCGTTTCTCTCCGCCGAAGGCGCGAAGCACATCACGATCAATGGCGGCGGCGTGATCGATGGCAACGGCAAGACCTGGTGGGAATCCGTGCGTGGAACGAAAGATGCAGGGTTGCTGGGCAGCGAGAACACGCGTCCGCGCGGATTGGTATTTGACCACTGCGACGGAATCCTCATCGAAAACGTGACAGTGCAGAACATGGCGTACTGGCAGATTGTTCCGTACTACTCGAATAACATTGTGATTCGCGATGTGAAGGTTCTAGCTGATCCGCACTCGCCGAATACGGATGCGATTGATCCGTTTAGCTCGACGAATGTGCTGATTGAGCGTGTGCTGGCTGACGTTGGCGATGACAATATTGCGATCAAGAGCGGCATGGTGAACTCGCCGGGACCGGATGCGCCGACGAAGAATGTAGTGATTCGCGACTGCACGTTCCTGCACGGGCACGGGCTGTCGATCGGCAGCGAGATTGCCGGTGGCGCGCAGAATATTGTGGCGGAAAACATCACCTTCAAGGGCACGGGGAATGGCCTGCGAATTAAGGCCAATCGGGACCGCGGCGCCGATGTTTCGCACATTGTCTTCAAGCACGTGAAGATGGAGGACGTGAAGATGCCGATCCTCGTCAGCGCGTACTATCCGAAGGCGTTTCCGCAGGGCGAAGTGAAAACCGAAGCCGTGGGACGCTTGACGCCGTTCTTCCACGACATCGTGTTTGACGATGTGACGGCGACGGGTTCGGAGGAGGGTGGCGGCATCGTCGGTCTGCCTGAGGCTCCCATCAAGAACATTGTGCTGAAGCACGTGCACATTTCTTCGGAGAAGCCGATGCGAGTGGCGTATGCCAATGCTTTGTTCGATGATGTAACTGTGACGGTTGCTGGTGGTGGCGAAGGCGTTGTGAAGGCCCCGACCGCAACGATCACAAAGATGGGGCAAAGCAGGTAA
- a CDS encoding TetR/AcrR family transcriptional regulator, whose translation MPAKPKSRRQVLTEFRRAEILDAALKLFGKKGFAQTRMEDIAEQAGLAKGTLYLYFSSKDAMYEAAVQRAIAQQTEQGAEAIEKIQGVAARLRAFLTFRMSFWISYPDLYRLLATLGRERRFRKQTHTIVRASVEEMIDILAAGVRDGELADRDYTSLAWALMDMVRGMNERRMYGESTRSSEQDAEAILAMVLPYIGVNAKLAKR comes from the coding sequence ATGCCCGCTAAGCCCAAATCACGTCGTCAGGTGCTGACTGAGTTCCGACGTGCGGAGATCCTCGATGCAGCGCTAAAGCTCTTTGGAAAGAAGGGGTTTGCGCAGACCCGCATGGAAGATATTGCCGAGCAGGCAGGTCTGGCGAAGGGCACTCTATATCTCTACTTTTCGTCCAAGGACGCGATGTATGAGGCCGCGGTGCAGCGCGCGATTGCACAACAAACGGAGCAGGGCGCAGAGGCGATTGAGAAGATTCAGGGCGTAGCGGCACGGTTGCGAGCGTTTCTAACTTTTCGGATGAGCTTTTGGATCAGTTACCCGGACTTGTATCGCCTGCTTGCAACGCTGGGTCGAGAGCGGCGCTTCCGCAAGCAGACTCACACGATTGTGCGTGCTTCGGTAGAAGAAATGATCGACATTCTTGCCGCAGGAGTCCGCGATGGTGAGCTAGCGGATCGCGACTACACTTCGCTGGCCTGGGCGCTGATGGATATGGTGCGCGGCATGAATGAGCGGCGCATGTATGGCGAGTCCACGCGCAGCTCCGAGCAGGATGCCGAAGCCATTCTGGCGATGGTGCTCCCTTATATCGGTGTGAACGCCAAACTCGCCAAACGATAG
- a CDS encoding DHA2 family efflux MFS transporter permease subunit, which translates to MTTESDTYKSEEALAASAAEFEPGVRLETAPEPRLFNPWIIALVVTMGTFMEVLDTSIANVALPHIAGSLSASQDESTWVLTSYLVANAIILPISGWISSVIGRRNFYLASVILFTIFSAACGLAPTLAMLVIFRVLQGLSGGGLQPSVQAILADTFPGEKRGMAMAVYTVAILCAPVLGPTLGGWITDNYSWRWIFYINIPVGLLCAFFTRMVLHDPPHLVASRKAMKGKPLKIDGVGLGLISIGLASLEIVLDKGQELDWFGSAFVTWMACIAVASLVGAVIWELRVKNPVVNLRLLGERNFATCCAIVLALYTALYACTFLLPQYMQQIMGYDATTAGIAVSPAGLVTMAEVPIVGWLLSKGTDARKMIALGLVTITVATWWLSLSNQYVAESNFVWPRVLQIMGLGLTTVPLSTIMFRFLAPDQSSNAAGLYALVRNEGGSIGIAISSTFLQRTAQTHQAYLGANLTPSNEQAIAAATAMGSGTAMAMHDKMHMGMALLYQKTMVEAEILAYMDQYRLFAYILACTIPLVLLLKRPPKIVGKIELDVH; encoded by the coding sequence ATGACCACAGAGTCTGATACCTACAAATCCGAAGAAGCCCTCGCTGCGTCCGCTGCCGAGTTTGAGCCTGGAGTACGGCTAGAAACGGCACCTGAGCCGCGCCTCTTCAACCCCTGGATCATCGCCCTGGTCGTCACCATGGGTACGTTCATGGAGGTGCTCGACACCTCCATTGCCAACGTCGCGCTGCCGCATATCGCCGGCTCGCTCTCTGCCTCGCAAGACGAAAGCACCTGGGTTCTCACCTCATACCTCGTCGCCAACGCCATCATCCTGCCCATCAGCGGCTGGATTTCTTCTGTCATTGGGCGTCGCAACTTCTATCTCGCTTCGGTCATCCTCTTCACCATCTTCTCGGCGGCCTGCGGTCTGGCTCCGACGCTGGCGATGCTTGTGATCTTCCGCGTGCTGCAGGGCCTGTCTGGCGGCGGTCTACAGCCTTCAGTACAGGCGATCCTTGCCGACACCTTCCCCGGGGAAAAACGCGGCATGGCCATGGCGGTTTACACGGTTGCGATTCTTTGCGCGCCGGTGCTTGGCCCCACGCTCGGCGGCTGGATTACGGACAACTACTCCTGGCGCTGGATCTTCTACATCAACATCCCGGTCGGTCTGCTCTGCGCCTTCTTTACGCGCATGGTGCTGCATGACCCTCCACACCTGGTCGCCTCGCGTAAGGCGATGAAGGGCAAGCCGCTCAAGATCGACGGCGTCGGACTCGGACTCATCTCCATCGGCCTGGCGTCGCTGGAAATCGTGCTCGACAAGGGCCAGGAACTTGACTGGTTCGGCTCCGCCTTTGTCACCTGGATGGCCTGCATTGCTGTCGCATCGCTCGTCGGCGCTGTTATCTGGGAGCTGCGCGTCAAGAACCCGGTGGTCAACCTTCGCCTGCTCGGTGAGCGTAACTTCGCCACCTGCTGCGCGATCGTTCTGGCGCTCTACACCGCGCTCTACGCCTGCACCTTCCTTCTGCCGCAGTACATGCAGCAGATCATGGGCTACGACGCGACTACGGCAGGCATCGCTGTATCACCCGCTGGACTGGTGACTATGGCCGAGGTGCCTATCGTCGGCTGGCTGCTGAGTAAAGGCACGGACGCGCGCAAGATGATCGCCCTCGGCCTGGTGACGATCACCGTAGCCACATGGTGGCTCTCGCTGAGTAACCAGTACGTGGCCGAAAGCAACTTTGTCTGGCCGCGCGTGCTGCAAATCATGGGTCTCGGCCTTACGACGGTACCGCTCAGCACCATTATGTTCCGCTTCCTGGCGCCAGACCAGAGCAGCAATGCTGCAGGTCTTTACGCTCTGGTGCGTAACGAAGGCGGCAGCATCGGCATCGCCATCTCCAGCACCTTCCTGCAACGCACGGCGCAGACGCACCAGGCCTACCTTGGCGCGAATCTGACCCCGAGCAACGAACAGGCCATCGCTGCAGCAACAGCCATGGGCAGCGGGACGGCTATGGCGATGCACGACAAGATGCATATGGGCATGGCCCTGCTCTATCAGAAAACGATGGTAGAGGCCGAAATCCTTGCCTATATGGACCAGTACCGTCTCTTTGCGTACATCCTGGCCTGCACCATTCCGCTGGTGCTTCTGCTGAAACGGCCTCCGAAAATCGTGGGC